The genomic stretch CATTGCGGCTGCAGTGCTCTATCTCGCCTCCAATGAAGCTGGCTATGTCACCGGCCAGACGCTGCACGTCAACGGTGGCATGGCGATGATCTGAGAACGCTGTTCCCGCTGAAGACACTCGCCTGTGGGTGCCTTCAGCGGGAACAAATTCTGGCTTTGCGGAACATGGAAAGCATGTTAAGCGGGCCATGACTGTGGACAGTCGCCCCGAAACGCAGGGGATCATTGCGCTTTCGCTGCCGTGATCGGAACCTGCAGAGGGTTGAACGGGTTTGCCCGCGTAGCCTGCTTTTCGGAGGCCGGCGCAGGTTTTCAACAGGGTGCGGATGCCATCGCGGCATTCGAGAAGATAAAGGTCGAGGAAACCGACATGAGCGATATCGCAGAACGCGTTAAGAAAATTGTTATTGATCACCTCGGCGTTGATGCCGACAAGGTTGTCGAAGGCGCAAGCTTCATCGACGATCTCGGCGCGGACTCGCTCGACACTGTCGAACTTGTCATGGCCTTCGAAGAAGAATTCGGCGTCGAAATCCCTGACGACGCGGCCGACTCCATCCTGACGGTTGGCGACGCCATCAAGTTCATCGAGAAGGCGCAGGCCTAATCATCTCGACACTGTTGCGGAACTGATCTCTCGGTTCCTTTGGCGGCCCGCTCGTTCGGGCCGTTTCATTAACTAGAACAAGACGACTAGGGTGGGACGCTGGCGATGAGACGTGTCGTTATCACCGGTACCGGCATGGTATCTCCTCTCGGATGCGGAACAGATGTCAGCTGGCAGAGGCTGCTGGCCGGCCAGAACGCGGCGAGAAAGGTGACGGAGTTCGAGGTCGAGGACCTTCCGGCCAAGATCGCCTGCCGCATCCCCACCGGCGACGGCTCCGATGGCAGCTTCAATCCGGATGACTGGATGGAGCAGAAGGACCAGCGCAAGGTGGATCCTTTCATTGTTTACGGCATGGCTGCGGCCGACATGGCGCTCAACGATGCCGACTGGCATCCGCAGACGGATGAGGACCAGATCGCCACTGGCGTGCTGATCGGATCCGGCATCGGGGGTCTCGAAGGCATCGTGGAGGCGGGCTATACGCTGAAGGAAAAGGGGCCGCGCCGCATTTCGCCCTTCTTCATTCCCGGTCGCCTCATCAACCTGGTCTCCGGCCAGGTCTCCATCCGCCATAAGCTTCGCGGCCCCAACCATTCCGTGGTGACGGCCTGCTCTACCGGCGCCCATGCGATCGGCGACGCAGCGCGCCTGATCGCACTCGGAGATGCCGATGTGATGGTCGCCGGCGGCGCAGAATCGCCGATCTCACGCATTGCCCTTGCCGGGTTTGCCGCCTGCAAGGCACTCTCCACGCAGCACAATGAAGAGCCGCAGAAGG from Pseudorhizobium banfieldiae encodes the following:
- the fabF gene encoding beta-ketoacyl-ACP synthase II, with amino-acid sequence MRRVVITGTGMVSPLGCGTDVSWQRLLAGQNAARKVTEFEVEDLPAKIACRIPTGDGSDGSFNPDDWMEQKDQRKVDPFIVYGMAAADMALNDADWHPQTDEDQIATGVLIGSGIGGLEGIVEAGYTLKEKGPRRISPFFIPGRLINLVSGQVSIRHKLRGPNHSVVTACSTGAHAIGDAARLIALGDADVMVAGGAESPISRIALAGFAACKALSTQHNEEPQKASRPYDRDRDGFVMGEGAGIVVLEELEHAKARGAKIYAEVVGYGLSGDAFHITAPSEDGDGAFRCMTMALKRAGLSPADVDYINAHGTSTMADTIELGAVERLVGNAASKISMSSTKSAIGHLLGAAGAVEAIFSALAIRDNIAPPTLNLDNPDVETAIDLVPHKARSRDINVALSNSFGFGGTNASLVLRRYDA
- a CDS encoding acyl carrier protein — translated: MSDIAERVKKIVIDHLGVDADKVVEGASFIDDLGADSLDTVELVMAFEEEFGVEIPDDAADSILTVGDAIKFIEKAQA